The Bacillota bacterium genome contains the following window.
TCTGATAGCCCAACCCGGTCCGCCGATGGCTGTAAACAACCAACTTCCGCTCACTATCCGGCACCAGGTTTCCTTCGGTGTCCAGCATCCGAATCCGGTACTCACCGGCGGGCAGATTCACCACAAAGGCAGGCTGTGGCTTGTAAACATAGAACATGGGCATCTCCGGTTGTACTGGAGGATCAGGGATCTCCTCAGGGTCCTTATAGATACCCGTTTCGTTTACTTCCTTAAGCATTTCGGCGATCAGTGCATCCCAAGCGGCCTTTTCATCATAGTACTTCCGCACCGCATTCCAGTAATCATCCATCGCGGTCACATACTCATCGTACTTTTGCTCTGCCTCTTCGTCCAAGAGCAAGTGCATTTCCCCCTGCCCTAGGGATTCCGTCAGGTAGGTGGTATACATCCGTTTTTCCAGGGTAGTATAGAGTTCATTACCCTTGTAGATCTCCAGGACTCCATCTACCACTTCCCGGTATTCCATCCAGTTGGCCTTATACTCACCGGTAATGGGCCAGTAGTAAACCTCAGTCTCAGCCGTGTGGATGATGTTGTTATGATCCGCAATCAGATAGATGGTATCGGCTTGCCGGGGAGCAATCGTCCCCTGCAGAGTGGTACCGGTCCAAGCGCTGATCCCATAGCACATCTGCCATTCCCTGGTTGGGGGTACAGCTCCGACGGGAACAGAAGTCAGGATCAGTAACAGACTTGCCAACAGGACAATCAGTACGGTGTCTTTACTCCTCATCGTTTTACCCCCCTCTTCTTGAAGCAGAAAATGGCCAGAGCTAAGCAGACAACGGTGTATACCAGGGTTTGTCCAATTGTGATGAAGTAATTGCCCATCTCACGCAGGGCCGCAGCATCAAATCCCCGCTGGAGATACGCGAAGGGAGAGATCCACGACAAGACACTGTTAATCACTTGGAAGATGATCCGCAAATAGGTCTGGGCCACACTCAATTCATCACTGGGAATATTCACCAATACCCGGTAACCAAAGGACATGCCTAGGAAGAAGATTACTAAGGCAAGGAAAACAATGATGGAAGACCGGGTACGTCCCATCAGTGAGGAGATGAAAATACCAAAAGCCACCATGCCCCCTACCACGAAAACGGAGAAAACCAGCATGAGTAGGAAGTTGGTGGAAAACCCGACATTGGTATAGAT
Protein-coding sequences here:
- a CDS encoding ABC transporter permease subunit, with amino-acid sequence MSIMSRRWHATKLISTREWKDTWVKPGIYVVMVLSLLLGAFALRSTLTTVANMKGGVLTSPLTFALFLAVSLGGTYIALCSAMAIARERETGTLEVLFYGPVDSISYIFGRFLEQVFTFVTMLVFLTIYFLFAGIYTNVGFSTNFLLMLVFSVFVVGGMVAFGIFISSLMGRTRSSIIVFLALVIFFLGMSFGYRVLVNIPSDELSVAQTYLRIIFQVINSVLSWISPFAYLQRGFDAAALREMGNYFITIGQTLVYTVVCLALAIFCFKKRGVKR